One window of the Natronomonas marina genome contains the following:
- a CDS encoding cobalamin B12-binding domain-containing protein, translated as MSSNEQRTIRCLVGKVGLDGHDRGAHVIARAFRDAGFEVIYSGLHNSPEEVVQAAVQEDVDVFGISILSGAHDTLVPKIIDGLKEYDAFEDTLVLVGGIIPDGDREELYAAGVDEIFGPGVSMQETIDYVRNNAPQR; from the coding sequence ATGAGTTCGAACGAACAGCGGACCATCAGGTGTCTGGTAGGGAAGGTCGGCCTCGACGGCCACGACCGGGGCGCTCACGTCATCGCGCGGGCGTTCCGGGACGCCGGGTTCGAGGTCATCTACTCGGGGTTGCACAACTCCCCCGAGGAGGTCGTCCAGGCCGCCGTCCAGGAGGACGTCGACGTCTTCGGCATCTCCATCCTCTCGGGGGCCCACGACACGCTCGTCCCCAAGATCATCGACGGGCTGAAGGAGTACGACGCCTTCGAGGACACGCTCGTGCTCGTCGGCGGCATCATTCCCGACGGGGACCGCGAGGAACTGTACGCCGCAGGCGTCGACGAGATATTCGGTCCCGGCGTCTCGATGCAGGAGACCATCGACTACGTCCGTAACAACGCCCCGCAGCGATAG
- a CDS encoding FAS1-like dehydratase domain-containing protein, which produces MTNETAGPGLDLPVGPADEAADWIGRTSETRFANEPINAPMIRLYASVLEDGNPCYWDEGFAERTWGGMPAPPGMLLTWKMPPLWTPTDDDHPTPIYGLDVPLPAEKDMLLFIESETTFQRPMVVGDRLNWQGTILDVSEEKETGLGIGHFVTSEATFHDGSGDRIAESTSTIFRYEQPEGSVGGEAPYARGRRSVESASESPSGERYRSRSPEEVAVGDSVASFEFPVPYERVIRNVAATREFVLPGLYDPEYARRQGNETIFLNAIGLHGLFDRLATDWAGPEWRVVDRSMRLLGSAVAGECLVVDGSVAAVEDGRVTIDATVAERDGDPVCDGTVGIERAPDGG; this is translated from the coding sequence ATGACGAACGAGACGGCGGGTCCCGGACTCGACCTTCCCGTCGGTCCCGCCGACGAGGCCGCCGACTGGATCGGCCGGACGAGCGAGACGCGGTTCGCAAACGAACCGATCAACGCTCCGATGATCCGGCTCTACGCGTCGGTCCTCGAGGACGGAAACCCCTGCTACTGGGACGAGGGGTTCGCCGAGCGGACGTGGGGAGGGATGCCGGCCCCTCCGGGGATGTTGCTCACCTGGAAAATGCCGCCGCTGTGGACGCCGACGGACGACGATCACCCCACGCCCATCTACGGTCTCGACGTCCCGCTGCCGGCGGAGAAGGACATGCTGCTCTTCATCGAGTCCGAGACGACGTTCCAGCGGCCGATGGTCGTCGGCGACCGACTCAACTGGCAGGGGACCATCCTCGACGTCAGCGAAGAGAAGGAGACCGGCCTCGGGATCGGTCACTTCGTCACGAGCGAAGCGACGTTTCACGACGGCAGCGGCGACCGGATCGCCGAGAGCACGTCGACGATCTTCCGCTACGAGCAGCCCGAAGGCTCCGTCGGCGGCGAAGCGCCGTACGCGAGAGGGCGACGGAGCGTCGAGTCGGCCTCGGAGTCGCCGTCGGGCGAGCGGTACCGAAGCCGCAGCCCCGAGGAGGTGGCCGTCGGCGATTCGGTCGCGTCCTTCGAGTTCCCCGTCCCGTACGAACGCGTCATCCGGAACGTTGCGGCTACCCGCGAGTTCGTCCTTCCGGGGCTCTACGACCCCGAATACGCTCGCAGGCAGGGCAACGAGACGATATTCTTGAACGCCATCGGCCTCCACGGGCTGTTCGATCGTCTCGCGACCGACTGGGCGGGCCCGGAGTGGCGCGTCGTCGACCGCTCGATGCGGCTCCTGGGGTCGGCCGTCGCCGGCGAGTGTCTGGTCGTCGACGGCAGCGTGGCCGCCGTCGAGGACGGCAGGGTCACGATCGACGCGACGGTCGCCGAACGGGACGGCGACCCGGTCTGTGACGGCACCGTCGGTATCGAACGAGCCCCCGACGGCGGCTGA